In one Desulfitibacter sp. BRH_c19 genomic region, the following are encoded:
- a CDS encoding S-layer protein: protein MKYLKLLRFMTIVLVLIAVGGVGLAVPPDFLGGVYNEYEYEEYIFISGEPIKFVGTVKVTEPEMGTSASLTNSYRFTLEPEDKSMQGKIDRTMSYNTTFTDRPDKGQTLGQTEISSYKETIEINGDKYVLADYFFSKSDVIDNRPAAKYYLGNITGKKIYNINSGQGRVMIDISGGNVGYENFWGKTETQIINYVINTERELLIEGEDDEEDITEEIAWGGSYKVQASDSTHKNLIYSESSPSLISFEGGHVRTTNREMVSMYDYNLPRMVKGSPLASGRDRGVLQLSKKMVPELESLIVPKFRDVGGHWSEDNIRRMYSLDVFDNIDEYFLPDVPMTRVEFTKGIIRACNIKVESNAEEEERPTRRTRYAEPEDEISPFIDVGSTDPDFNYVMEALDKGIIEGVSAIQFGPNDPLTRAQAVTILIRALGFESKAPTPGFRTQFSDDARIPNWAKDSVYVAREVGLVGGDTANNFNPNQVMTRAEAAAMLTRFLEFLEKDLQIDYRENIILFN from the coding sequence ATGAAATATTTAAAGCTACTTAGATTTATGACAATAGTATTGGTGTTGATAGCTGTTGGTGGAGTTGGATTAGCAGTACCTCCTGATTTTTTAGGTGGAGTATATAATGAATACGAGTATGAAGAATATATATTTATTAGTGGTGAACCCATTAAGTTTGTGGGTACGGTAAAAGTTACTGAACCTGAAATGGGAACCAGCGCCTCACTAACCAATAGCTATCGGTTTACCTTAGAACCAGAAGACAAATCAATGCAAGGCAAGATTGACCGAACAATGTCCTATAATACTACCTTTACTGATAGGCCTGATAAGGGGCAAACTTTGGGACAGACTGAGATATCAAGCTACAAAGAGACAATTGAGATAAATGGGGACAAATATGTCCTTGCTGATTATTTTTTCTCGAAATCTGATGTCATAGATAATAGACCTGCAGCCAAATATTATTTAGGCAATATTACAGGTAAGAAAATATACAACATTAATAGTGGTCAGGGAAGAGTGATGATTGATATTTCTGGAGGAAATGTGGGCTATGAGAATTTTTGGGGAAAGACTGAAACTCAGATAATAAATTATGTTATTAATACTGAAAGAGAGCTGTTGATAGAGGGTGAGGATGATGAAGAAGATATCACAGAGGAAATTGCCTGGGGAGGTTCTTATAAAGTCCAAGCGTCAGACAGCACTCACAAAAACCTGATTTATTCTGAAAGTAGCCCAAGCTTGATCAGCTTTGAAGGGGGACATGTTAGAACAACCAATAGAGAAATGGTCTCAATGTATGATTATAATCTGCCCAGGATGGTTAAGGGAAGTCCTCTTGCAAGTGGTCGGGATAGGGGTGTCCTTCAGCTGTCAAAGAAGATGGTTCCAGAGCTTGAAAGCCTGATTGTTCCTAAATTCAGGGATGTTGGAGGCCATTGGTCTGAGGATAACATACGTAGAATGTATTCATTAGACGTTTTTGATAACATAGATGAATACTTTTTGCCTGATGTACCAATGACAAGGGTAGAATTTACAAAGGGAATAATTAGGGCCTGTAATATTAAGGTTGAGTCTAATGCTGAAGAAGAGGAAAGACCAACCAGAAGAACTAGATATGCCGAGCCTGAGGATGAAATATCTCCATTTATAGATGTAGGTTCCACAGATCCGGACTTTAACTATGTTATGGAGGCACTTGATAAAGGAATTATTGAAGGTGTTTCAGCTATACAGTTTGGACCGAATGACCCTCTTACCCGTGCTCAAGCTGTTACAATTCTTATTCGGGCTCTGGGATTTGAGAGTAAAGCTCCAACACCCGGTTTTAGAACCCAATTTAGTGATGATGCAAGGATTCCAAATTGGGCTAAGGATAGTGTCTATGTTGCCCGGGAAGTTGGCCTGGTAGGCGGGGATACCGCCAATAATTTCAACCCTAATCAGGTGATGACACGGGCTGAAGCTGCAGCAATGCTTACAAGATTTCTGGAGTTTTTAGAGAAAGATTTACAAATAGATTACAGGGAAAATATTATACTTTTTAACTGA